A genome region from Pseudomonas pergaminensis includes the following:
- a CDS encoding methyl-accepting chemotaxis protein, with protein MNEAAGRQREAVELVSTAFNEMVATANEVARSCSGAAESAENGHRRVAEGKQQIEVTTDNVNRLGRRLTESSQAMVELEAGSRSINQILGTIRAIAEQTNLLALNAAIEAARAGDQGRGFAVVADEVRALAKRTSDSTGEIEQLLGTLENKTQEVTQKMGSCLDLSRASVSSIESARDSFEGIQTSVNEIRDQNLQISAAAEEQHSVAEEINRHIQQIYDEARLVESLANSAQDDSGRLSNLSDELNGLVGRFKS; from the coding sequence ATGAACGAGGCGGCCGGCCGCCAGCGAGAGGCGGTTGAATTGGTCTCCACCGCGTTCAATGAAATGGTGGCCACCGCCAACGAAGTCGCGCGTTCATGCAGCGGTGCAGCCGAGTCCGCCGAGAACGGGCACCGTCGCGTGGCCGAGGGCAAGCAGCAGATCGAAGTCACCACCGACAACGTCAACCGCTTGGGGCGCCGCCTTACCGAGTCGTCCCAGGCCATGGTCGAACTGGAAGCCGGCAGCCGCAGCATCAACCAGATCCTTGGCACCATCCGCGCGATTGCCGAACAGACCAACCTCTTGGCACTCAACGCCGCCATCGAGGCCGCCCGCGCCGGTGACCAGGGCCGTGGCTTCGCGGTGGTGGCCGATGAAGTGCGTGCCCTGGCCAAGCGCACGTCCGACTCCACCGGTGAGATCGAGCAACTGCTCGGCACCCTGGAAAACAAGACCCAGGAAGTCACCCAGAAGATGGGCAGTTGCCTGGACTTGTCGCGGGCCAGCGTATCGTCCATCGAAAGCGCGCGGGACAGCTTTGAAGGCATCCAGACGTCGGTCAACGAAATCCGCGACCAGAACCTGCAGATCTCCGCCGCCGCCGAGGAACAACACAGCGTGGCCGAGGAGATCAACCGGCATATCCAGCAGATCTACGACGAGGCGCGGCTGGTGGAAAGCCTGGCCAACTCGGCGCAGGACGACTCTGGGCGGTTGTCGAATTTGTCGGATGAGCTAAATGGCTTGGTGGGGCGATTCAAGTCCTGA
- a CDS encoding nucleotidyltransferase domain-containing protein — MLEDACGLLSQPGLGVDGIYVYGSVARGDALPGVSDLDLTLVLSEPPTAASLERLERIRCDLALRHPSVTKVDFDIGSRAQVLAVENKHRWGFWLKHHCRCVWGNDLAVQFERFRPSLDIALAVNGDFEAVLSAYLSRIARADTEHERLRLQREASRKLIRATQIVCGVEGATWPQTLEEYVALFVQRYPMRVTQVAFFLFEARNPGADGERFLARLQAFLGWMVLQRSHMAVPL; from the coding sequence TTGCTTGAGGATGCCTGCGGCCTGCTCTCGCAGCCAGGCTTGGGGGTTGACGGCATTTATGTCTATGGCAGTGTTGCACGCGGCGATGCGCTGCCGGGTGTATCCGATCTTGATCTCACGTTGGTGCTGAGCGAGCCGCCTACCGCTGCGAGCCTGGAGCGGTTGGAACGGATTCGGTGCGACCTGGCGCTGCGGCACCCGTCAGTCACCAAGGTCGATTTCGATATCGGCAGCCGCGCGCAGGTACTGGCTGTTGAGAATAAACATCGTTGGGGGTTCTGGCTCAAGCACCATTGCCGGTGCGTATGGGGCAATGATCTGGCGGTGCAGTTCGAGCGATTTCGGCCATCACTGGACATCGCCTTGGCTGTGAATGGTGACTTTGAAGCGGTGCTGAGCGCTTACCTCAGCCGCATTGCGCGTGCCGACACCGAACACGAGCGGCTTCGCCTGCAGCGCGAAGCGTCACGCAAGCTGATCAGGGCGACGCAGATAGTGTGCGGGGTAGAGGGCGCGACTTGGCCGCAGACATTGGAGGAGTATGTTGCGCTGTTCGTGCAGAGGTATCCGATGCGGGTGACGCAGGTGGCGTTTTTTCTGTTTGAGGCTCGAAACCCGGGTGCTGACGGTGAGAGGTTCTTGGCCCGGCTTCAAGCGTTTCTGGGGTGGATGGTTTTACAGCGAAGTCATATGGCCGTTCCTCTGTAG
- a CDS encoding AAA family ATPase, whose translation MPTLHLLCGKIASGKSTLAKTLATEHAAIVLSEDHWLATLYPGEIRSIADYIRCAQRIRGVLGPLVINVLQSGANVVLDFPANTLANREWLLGLAQVAKVRHCLHYLELDDATCRARLHARNAQGEHDFAATDAEFDLITRHFCVPTEAEGLVIERHRP comes from the coding sequence ATGCCAACCCTGCATTTGCTCTGCGGCAAGATCGCCTCCGGCAAGTCCACGCTCGCCAAGACCCTGGCCACCGAGCACGCGGCCATTGTGCTCAGCGAAGACCACTGGCTTGCCACGCTTTACCCCGGTGAAATCCGCTCCATTGCCGACTACATCCGTTGTGCCCAGCGAATACGCGGCGTACTGGGCCCATTGGTGATCAATGTGCTGCAGTCGGGTGCCAACGTGGTGCTGGATTTCCCTGCCAACACCTTGGCTAACCGCGAATGGCTGCTGGGCTTGGCACAGGTCGCCAAGGTCCGGCACTGCCTGCATTACCTTGAACTGGACGACGCCACCTGCCGGGCCCGGCTGCACGCGCGCAATGCCCAGGGTGAGCATGACTTCGCCGCCACTGATGCCGAGTTCGATCTGATTACCCGCCATTTCTGCGTGCCGACTGAGGCAGAAGGCCTGGTGATCGAGAGGCATCGCCCATGA